A single window of Osmia bicornis bicornis chromosome 14, iOsmBic2.1, whole genome shotgun sequence DNA harbors:
- the LOC114879303 gene encoding uncharacterized protein LOC114879303 — protein sequence MGNSKSKSKNGARGKIRGKAGRESQPGGGKYPGNRNDEYEDTELLLLRRAIERDPESFVLNNLMMCVQFFGNYEEEIKHVKETLVSSQEAKLNKRLPPQKHVLLPDVLQEHISRNVGFTSTRQTFRPTVEPLHPVRIYTVHDNIDIIEQNYSSHYSSVNDSTMYNILLKPTAHQGYVHLQVLDEFGMSKRRMNDDEMDLSSIAENDDEFYSDGESIYGLKLGPNASNYSILPDRSKQAASKGSNYSIHARSLPNLHEEEIATTSGRDLSHSSRNVKAQTDYENDSSADEQSLEGKRNSSKGELTKQGNRRPEKQSSQTKVQESSGQEITTSSNSSGYRSDNYSDSSGNRSQNFSLSQNSNYEELEEWIANAKLPSNCFKKVTYTAEGKLFDPKEERKQLINSKQRRIKLALRRHNYDLRYVSSTEFMKHFMNVFMNRLGDSFGFDKESVDDARREGCVLYCDQIMVSSTVRYSRVEQYEIIPAIWLQWPTCAQEWLDRPRSTWPDYNDVEKIKDFGCFVVPEGFVPKKGNSNIMVDLEWQLTFPTAERYLETCMTQSQVQVYFIALMLHKTFMRPVLDTMFGMTAAHIRHRLFWMIEENDRPSKWPKNRMGECLLFLLNSLYHSISQNEPTLRDYFIADRNLFQRVPSEHLLHTQKQLKRIIENPVMYVFHALENIRYGDNFFPRLDYEMLLKILTADTLTLVNPALGQRILKPMPRPNDTNAEQEDKYSKTKGFWDSVKNQPKKHSVQSVNNRTLINPRKATDSIIEISTRCAELEGPRLCVLLDFFVRHFIKIAERCNQYRAYEQKAAYLDHADRLSILLFEYQRFKEDARAYRDKIKVLRRKMGRSESRDNIPETPKRNAETAIYVASLKDRFVPEPPERVYSSPRTSDTQQSDQTTDRVQNITEAIVHETHHQETKEKTSILKDKTITPNSVTFRKSSSVESEIYESKNDNKSVPTLITLPEVPENDSTYI from the exons ATGGGGAATTCAAAGTCGAAAAGTAAGAACGGTGCACGAGGGAAAATTCGTGGGAAAGCTGGACGTGAGAGTCAGCCTGGAGGTGGCAAGTATCCAGGAAATCGAAACGACGAGTACGAAGACACCGAACTGTTGTTACTGAGAAGAGCCATCGAAAGGGATCCGGAAAGTTTCGTACTAAACAATCTGATGATGTGTGTTCAGTTTTTCGGCAATTACGAAGA AGAAATCAAGCACGTGAAGGAAACGCTGGTCTCGTCGCAGGAGGCTAAATTGAACAAACGTCTACCACCACAGAAGCACGTTCTACTTCCAGACGTTCTCCAAGAACACATCTCGCGAAATGTCGGTTTTACCTCGACCAGGCAAACTTTTCGACCGACCGTCGAACCGCTTCATCCGGTTCGAATTTATACAGTCCACGATAATATCGATATCATCGAACAGAATTATTCGTCACATTACAGTAGCGTGAACGATTCGACCATGTACAATATTCTGTTGAAACCGACTGCTCATCAAG GATACGTGCACCTCCAAGTTTTGGACGAATTTGGAATGTCCAAGAGAAGAATGAACGATGACGAGATGGACTTATCGTCGATAGCGGAGAACGACGATGAATTTTACAGCGACGGTGAGAGCATTTACGGTCTGAAACTAGGACCGAACGCGTCCAACTATTCGATCCTACCCGATAGGTCCAAGCAAGCCGCGTCAAAAGGTTCTAACTACAGCATACACGCGAGATCCTTGCCGAATTTGCACGAGGAGGAAATCGCGACTACTAGTGGACGCGATTTGTCTCATTCTAGTCGCAACGTGAAGGCCCAGACTGATTACGAGAACGACTCCTCGGCCGATGAACAGAGCTTGGAAGGCAAGAGAAACTCGTCCAAGGGAGAATTGACCAAACAAGGGAATCGACGGCCGGAAAAACAATCGTCGCAAACTAAAGTGCAAGAATCGTCGGGTCAAGAAATAACGACCAGTAGCAATAGTTCCGGTTATCGATCGGACAATTACAGCGACAGCAGTGGCAATCGCAGTCAAAATTTCAGTTTGTCTCAGAATTCGAATTACGAAGAGTTGGAGGAGTGGATAGCAAACGCTAAACTGCCGAGTAACTGCTTCAAAAAGGTTACTTACACGGCCGAAGGCAAACTTTTCGATCCAAAGGAAGAGAGGAAACAGCTAATAAACAGTAAACAGCGGAGGATCAAGCTGGCTTTGAGACGCCACAACTACGATCTTCGTTACGTGAGCAGCACCGAATTCATGAAACACTTTATGAACGTTTTCATGAATCGTTTGGGCGACTCGTTCGGATTCGATAAGGAGTCCGTGGACGACGCGAGACGAGAGGGTTGCGttctctattgcgaccaaatcATGGTTTCCAGCACGGTCAGATACAGTCGAGTCGAACAGTATGAAATTATACCCGCGATTTGGTTGCAATGGCCCACCTGTGCTCAAGAATGGCTGGACAGGCCGAGAAGTACCTGGCCCGACTACAACGACGTCGAAAAGATCAAAGACTTTGGATGTTTCGTGGTACCGGAGGGTTTTGTGCCGAAAAAAGGGAATAGCAATATTATGGTGGACCTCGAATGGCAGCTCACTTTTCCAACTGCCGAACGATATCTTGAAACCTGTATGACTCAGTCTCAGGTACAGGTGTACTTCATCGCGTTGATGCTTCACAAGACTTTCATGAGGCCCGTTTTGGATACCATGTTCGGTATGACCGCCGCTCACATCAGGCACAGGTTGTTTTGGATGATCGAAGAGAACGACAGGCCATCGAAATGGCCCAAGAACAGAATGGGAGAGTGTTTGTTATTCCTATTGAACTCGTTATACCATAGTATTAGCCAAAACGAGCCCACTCTCAGGGATTACTTCATCGCCGATAGGAATCTCTTTCAACGCGTACCCTCTGAACATTTGCTGCACACGCAGAAACAACTGAAACGCATCATCGAGAATCCGGTGATGTACGTTTTCCATGCGTTGGAGAACATTCGATACGGCGATAACTTTTTCCCTCGGCTAGATTACGAGATgctgttgaaaatattgaCAGCGGACACGTTGACACTGGTCAACCCGGCGTTAGGTCAACGTATCCTAAAGCCAATGCCACGACCTAACGATACAAACGCCGAGCAGGAGGACAAATATAGTAAAACAAAAGGATTTTGGGACAGTGTCAAAAATCAACCAAAAAAACATTCCGTTCAATCGGTTAACAATAGAACGTTAATTAATCCTCGCAAAGCTACGGATTCCATCATCGAAATTTCG ACGCGGTGCGCGGAGCTCGAGGGTCCAAGGTTGTGCGTTCTGCTAGATTTCTTCGTAAGGCATTTTATCAAAATCGCTGAACGTTGTAATCAATATCGAGCCTATGAACAGAAAGCCGCTTACCTCGATCACGCAGATCGATTATCCATTCTACTTTTCGAATATCAAAGATTCAAAGAGGACGCTCGAGCTTATCGCGATAAGATCAAAGTTCTTAGAAGAAAGATGGGAAGATCAGAATCCCGAGACAATATTCCAGAAACGCCAAAAAGAAACGCGGAAACCGCCATATACGTTGCATCGTTGAAAGATCGCTTCGTGCCTGAACCTCCGGAGAGGGTTTACTCTTCGCCACGAACCAGTGATACACAGCAATCGGATCAGACGACCGATCGTGTTCAAAATATTACCGAAGCGATAGTTCACGAAACACATCACcaagaaacgaaggaaaaaaCGTCCATCCTTAAGGATAAAACGATAACGCCGAATTCAGTGACGTTCCGAAAAAGTTCGAGCGTTGAAAGTGAAATTTATGAATCAAAAAATGACAATAAATCGGTACCAACGCTTATTACACTGCCCGAAGTCCCAGAAAACGACTCCAcgtacatttaa